One segment of Ureibacillus thermophilus DNA contains the following:
- the ruvA gene encoding Holliday junction branch migration protein RuvA: protein MYDYIIGQVTRITPEYIVLEQSGIGYMVMTPNPYEFRINPKHQKVFIHMHVREDAQQLFGFKTLEQRELFRKLIQVSGIGPKSALSILASGNPSQVIAAIEMEDEGFLVKFPGVGKKTARQMILDLKGKLGSLLEHVELPSAQDELPLFGGNFHQQELDEAILALKALGYSEKELAKIVPDLKANEELQSTESYMKYALKLLLNTK, encoded by the coding sequence ATGTATGATTATATCATTGGACAGGTGACGAGAATCACCCCTGAATACATCGTGTTGGAGCAAAGCGGAATTGGCTATATGGTCATGACGCCAAATCCATATGAATTTCGAATCAATCCTAAACATCAAAAAGTCTTTATACATATGCATGTCAGGGAAGATGCCCAACAGCTGTTTGGTTTCAAAACGTTGGAACAAAGAGAGTTGTTTAGAAAGCTGATTCAAGTTTCCGGCATCGGGCCAAAAAGCGCCTTATCCATCTTAGCAAGCGGAAATCCATCGCAGGTGATTGCAGCTATCGAAATGGAAGATGAAGGCTTTTTAGTAAAATTTCCTGGAGTAGGAAAGAAAACAGCAAGGCAAATGATTCTTGATTTAAAAGGGAAGCTTGGTTCTTTACTTGAGCATGTGGAACTTCCTAGCGCCCAAGATGAACTGCCGCTGTTTGGAGGAAATTTCCATCAACAAGAGTTGGATGAGGCGATATTGGCGCTTAAGGCTCTCGGCTATTCCGAAAAAGAATTGGCGAAAATCGTGCCGGATTTAAAAGCTAATGAAGAGTTGCAATCAACTGAAAGCTACATGAAATATGCATTAAAACTGTTGTTAAATACGAAATGA
- a CDS encoding phosphotransferase encodes MQIKNNIWKQHAGDETLFIKKYDQMHVFEKVALIHEQLEQLRFPYTIPLKKSREPNVIVQSWQKNSYSADFGKETHRKKAVKILKALHETNKHIEWSHYPVIPKHKLIQKWNARLERFLFQENELVKYLSHHYYDIVLYANKALKKIQQNPGPTPKKLTLLHGDVVHHNFLITKDGMKLIDFDLAVVGDAAEEMILWMHRALPNLDYNLETLLRENKYLRDICLSKLHYLQYPNELLREWQYVLHLGDYERDAFLDYIMPFTENALRHWPELMVATEKIQEMFEVG; translated from the coding sequence ATGCAAATCAAAAATAATATATGGAAGCAACATGCAGGGGATGAAACACTGTTCATCAAAAAATATGACCAAATGCACGTTTTCGAAAAAGTTGCGCTGATTCATGAACAATTGGAACAACTTCGATTTCCCTATACCATTCCTTTAAAAAAATCAAGAGAGCCCAATGTAATTGTGCAAAGCTGGCAAAAGAACAGCTACAGCGCGGATTTTGGGAAAGAAACCCATCGGAAGAAAGCTGTCAAAATTTTAAAAGCTCTCCATGAAACGAATAAACATATTGAGTGGAGTCATTATCCTGTTATTCCAAAACATAAACTCATTCAAAAATGGAATGCAAGGCTTGAACGATTTTTATTTCAAGAAAATGAGCTGGTTAAATATTTGAGCCACCATTATTATGATATTGTTCTATACGCAAACAAAGCTTTAAAAAAGATTCAGCAAAATCCTGGACCGACTCCAAAAAAATTGACATTGCTCCATGGCGATGTAGTTCATCATAATTTTTTAATCACCAAAGATGGAATGAAATTGATTGATTTTGATTTGGCGGTTGTTGGAGATGCGGCGGAAGAAATGATTTTATGGATGCACCGGGCGCTTCCGAATTTAGATTATAATCTTGAAACTTTATTACGAGAAAATAAATATTTAAGAGATATTTGTCTATCAAAATTGCATTATTTGCAATATCCCAATGAATTACTAAGAGAATGGCAGTATGTTTTACATTTAGGAGATTATGAAAGAGATGCTTTCTTAGACTATATAATGCCGTTTACAGAAAATGCGTTAAGGCATTGGCCTGAATTAATGGTTGCAACGGAAAAAATTCAGGAAATGTTTGAAGTAGGATAA
- a CDS encoding LysM peptidoglycan-binding domain-containing protein, with amino-acid sequence MFVRTHIVQKGDTLWKIAKQYGIDFVELKRLNSHLANPDYIVPGMEIILPDDFAVPKQKAAPKEMPDKAKAIETPPKEMKVETPTKEKPIEKMEKKAELKMPPIPPIPSIPPIAPTPVQQLHSQEKNEFHFDIHPQFSIQRQMMQPQIMPIPQPVMPQPIFIEIPQPAPQAVKEEKKEEKEKVVEKEVEYVPVPQTHVEYVPVPQPIYIPCMPQPVHPCHGMQHKVEDCGCRGRHHQMHDYVQPYFPGPQMLPPCPDYSAMPYPMMPQGYDVSQMMPYSAQEYAQQPQLGMYDGYGYVPPQLDALHGEAQDNTDWLFDSTTKEDAEDVKTISQGYVQSKDHQDASKEFEQATTLPAYDYYQYPQYPPMEQGYYSPMYPFYPQPTYPQMEQYQQQYNPMSMDPCAPQFKPWSY; translated from the coding sequence ATGTTTGTGCGAACACATATTGTACAAAAGGGAGACACTCTTTGGAAAATTGCCAAACAATATGGAATTGATTTTGTGGAGTTAAAAAGACTCAATTCTCATTTAGCTAATCCGGATTATATTGTACCTGGCATGGAGATTATTTTACCAGATGATTTTGCTGTACCAAAACAAAAGGCAGCTCCTAAAGAAATGCCAGATAAAGCAAAAGCAATTGAAACGCCGCCTAAGGAAATGAAAGTGGAGACTCCGACAAAAGAAAAGCCAATCGAAAAGATGGAGAAAAAAGCAGAGTTGAAAATGCCGCCAATTCCACCGATCCCATCTATCCCGCCAATTGCTCCAACACCTGTTCAACAACTCCACTCCCAGGAAAAAAATGAATTTCATTTTGATATTCATCCGCAATTTAGTATTCAACGCCAAATGATGCAGCCGCAAATTATGCCAATCCCGCAACCTGTGATGCCGCAGCCAATTTTTATCGAAATTCCACAACCAGCGCCGCAAGCAGTGAAGGAAGAAAAGAAAGAAGAAAAAGAAAAGGTGGTCGAAAAAGAAGTGGAATATGTTCCTGTACCTCAAACTCATGTTGAATATGTTCCTGTGCCGCAGCCAATTTATATCCCATGTATGCCGCAGCCGGTACATCCTTGTCACGGCATGCAGCACAAAGTAGAGGACTGTGGCTGCAGAGGAAGACATCACCAAATGCATGATTACGTTCAACCATATTTTCCAGGGCCGCAAATGCTGCCACCATGCCCGGATTACTCAGCAATGCCATATCCGATGATGCCTCAAGGATATGATGTTTCTCAAATGATGCCTTATTCAGCTCAAGAATACGCTCAACAACCTCAGTTGGGAATGTATGATGGATATGGATATGTTCCGCCGCAATTAGATGCTCTTCATGGAGAAGCTCAAGATAATACAGATTGGCTGTTTGACTCCACTACAAAAGAAGATGCGGAAGATGTAAAAACAATCAGCCAAGGTTATGTACAATCAAAAGATCATCAAGACGCTTCAAAAGAATTTGAGCAAGCAACAACATTGCCTGCTTATGATTATTACCAATACCCACAATATCCTCCAATGGAACAAGGATATTATTCACCAATGTACCCATTCTATCCACAACCAACATATCCGCAAATGGAGCAATATCAACAGCAATATAATCCAATGAGCATGGATCCTTGTGCACCACAATTTAAACCGTGGTCATACTAA
- a CDS encoding transcription repressor NadR — MKKMLGEERRNELLNVLKNSRTPITGTQLAKYANVSRQVIVNDMNLLKARNLPIISTSQGYLYLHQEVADSLIEKKIVCIHTADEAEDEMFTIVDCGVTIKNVIVEHPVYGEITASMMLSSRMDVEHFLKKVRETNATYLSALTNGTHLHVISSPTIEQIEEAERRLREKGYLVEE, encoded by the coding sequence ATGAAAAAAATGCTTGGAGAAGAACGTAGAAATGAATTATTAAATGTATTAAAAAATTCAAGAACACCGATTACGGGAACCCAATTAGCAAAATATGCAAATGTCAGCCGACAAGTGATTGTCAATGATATGAACTTGTTAAAAGCCCGCAATCTCCCTATTATCTCTACAAGCCAAGGTTATTTATATTTGCATCAAGAGGTAGCGGATTCTTTGATTGAAAAGAAAATTGTCTGTATACATACAGCGGATGAGGCAGAAGATGAAATGTTTACTATTGTCGACTGCGGGGTGACGATTAAAAACGTCATCGTTGAGCATCCAGTCTATGGAGAAATTACCGCTTCCATGATGTTGTCATCCCGGATGGATGTGGAACATTTTTTAAAAAAAGTGAGAGAAACGAATGCCACTTACCTTTCCGCATTAACTAACGGTACGCATTTGCATGTCATTTCATCTCCGACCATCGAACAAATTGAGGAAGCAGAAAGAAGACTGCGGGAAAAAGGATATTTAGTGGAAGAATGA
- a CDS encoding IS3 family transposase, with product MESFWSKFKCEKYHLNTYDSYQARKQSIDEYIYFYNHFRYQKKLNGLSPLEYRAQAA from the coding sequence ATTGAATCCTTTTGGAGTAAATTCAAATGTGAAAAATATCATTTGAATACCTATGATTCATATCAAGCACGGAAACAATCGATTGATGAATATATTTATTTTTATAACCATTTCCGTTATCAGAAAAAATTAAACGGCTTAAGTCCCTTAGAATACAGGGCTCAAGCCGCTTAG
- a CDS encoding biotin transporter BioY: MKIKEITYVALFAGIMGILGLVPPITLGFTPVPITLQTLGVILAGGILGARLGSLSIIVFLLIVAAGMPLLPGGRGGIGVFFGPSGGYLIGYVIAAFSIGLIFSKIQTLKFKHIIATNLTVGIFSVYLTGIPVQAFVMNLPILETIKLSLVYIPGDFIKAIIASILVYKLQKYPIIAQNFVKSSTAQVREG; this comes from the coding sequence ATGAAAATTAAAGAGATTACTTATGTTGCATTGTTTGCGGGAATCATGGGAATTTTGGGATTGGTTCCACCTATTACATTGGGGTTCACTCCTGTACCAATTACTTTACAAACGTTAGGTGTGATCTTGGCAGGAGGTATACTCGGTGCTCGGCTTGGTTCGTTGAGCATCATTGTCTTTTTATTGATCGTAGCTGCAGGAATGCCGCTTTTACCCGGTGGACGCGGTGGAATTGGGGTCTTTTTCGGTCCGAGCGGCGGCTATTTAATAGGATATGTAATTGCTGCTTTTAGCATCGGCCTTATTTTTTCTAAAATTCAAACGTTGAAATTTAAACATATTATCGCAACAAATTTAACGGTTGGCATTTTTTCTGTCTATTTAACAGGTATTCCTGTGCAGGCTTTTGTAATGAATCTTCCAATACTTGAAACGATTAAATTGAGTCTTGTTTATATTCCAGGAGATTTCATAAAAGCAATTATTGCTTCAATCCTTGTTTACAAATTACAGAAATACCCGATTATTGCCCAAAACTTTGTTAAATCGTCTACAGCACAAGTAAGGGAGGGATAA